GCTGGGCTAGGCTTTCTGGCGTGGTATTTGTCTGGTAAAATCAGAGTGTTTGATCGTAGAGGCCATGTAGCGAAGCTATGTCTCGTCTTTTTTCCATTACTCATGGCAGCGTTAGTGGGAGTATCGAGAGTTGATGATTATTGGCATCATTGGCAGGATGTCTTTGCTGGAGGTCTACTAGGTATTTCTTATGCTATTTTGGGCATCCTTGGTTTCGTTTTACGTGGTTTATGTGtatgctttcttttactaataaTCTGTGGTTGCTCAACAATGCAGGGTTGGCAGTTGCCTCGTTTTGTTACTTGCAATTTTTTCCTCCGCCATATGATATAGACGGTACTCTTCTCTGCACTTATTTTCATTCCGTGATACGTTTTCTGTTTCGAGTTAATATCTTGAGTTGATAACTATTCTCCAAAACGTTGCGCCTTTTTTATACCCGGTAAAACTTCTGATATGGtattgactcaacttattttaacacaagaaaatcccgcaagtgtacggggctagtgtagcacaaagcaagcaagagtatcgtatcccacagagacaaaatgtcaaaatgtataaactcaagtaccacggaccgattttaactactatctagacgatTCAAAGGTTTGGTTGATTCttggaaaaacaattaaacataaacaagttAAAAGCACGCAACAAAGGATAggtttcaaataagagaacgaggtagagctttggatccgactacaatacccacaatgtaaacaactcaacaactttgattacccgttgaagtctctaggattagaaggacaatcgctattctaggctaagccccctctcgagtgcactAACCCAttgattaactattaatattgaagtctccttctatacttcacaattaactcctatacTCAAAAGATTCAAGtcctcactctagaattccttctctcgaatgcaaattatctaggtgttgttcattcttttatcaatcctaattaggtatttctcgattactcaaaactaggtcaatatatccaattggtagctaggcaattgaattgaaaggcacaagaatgaaacaaaataatcacaagagcataggtaatcaaaagctattgaatcaatcacaagtattcattgtagtcttcaccaaaactctacaaatgatttagctactcatattcaactcaaaaacataagaataaaccatagtcattgaataaaacatgaaaaccaATGAAAATACTCCCAAGGGTGGATTGAACAGaaattcgtcttcgtcttcaatcttGTTGAGGATTGGGACGCCTTCCTCTCAATTCCACTCTCCAAACCTTCAAAATCTGCTATGGGGCGTGTATGATGTGTTGAGGTCGAAAACCTAGGTctccttttatacccggggcggaaataatagcaatttcaatctcgcagaacacatcgcccgactgggcgattttaagtcgccaaaacgcccggtcgggcgaactttctggtgTTCGcgaccaaaacgcccggtcgggcgttttccccttaaaaatcgcccggtcgggcgttttctctggaatcctctaaagcattgtcttcgtcttcgaaagggcttcgcgtgagtatcttgcacgcccccatcggagtccggatgagagagttatggctattatacgaaagtcgcgcattgaagcgcgcccggtcaggcgattcttccttcaagctcgttttcaagtcattttcacctgttttagctccaaacactcgacaaactcgtcaaaacactaattagtggataatggatgtaaactcaagtagtatgctacaaaaacactgaaatgttcacgttaaacatccaaaatacttgctaaACCACAAGTTTATCaggtatttttttgtaaatttaaaCATTAAATTCTCGTTTGTGATGGCGATGCAGGTTGGGCGCCTCATGCATATCTCAACATGGTGGCAGAGTCACAGAGTGAAAACCGAGCATCAACGAACCATGGAAGCCATCTAACTGTAAGAGAGTCGGAATTTGAGACCGTGCAAGTCTGATATATCAAATAGTGGAGGCGAAAACCAACTAGTACAGACTATTTGCACATGGTAGAAAAAGGCTAATCCATTTATTAGAGGTAGATAGACAAAACTTGCAGATTTTGACAAATTCTACTTCTGTTACAGTATTATACTGTGAACTATGACTGCTATAAAATCATTGAAATGTAAAAGGTGATCAAATTTCATGactgatttcaaaatcatccTAACCAAATTGTGGCAGGTCGCACATTTGTAGGTGAATCTGCCAATTCATGATTTTCAGCCAGCTTCCTCCTCTTGCTTTCTATCGCTTCTTCGTTTTCTGACGAAGCAGGCCTCTTTCTTCTCGACTTCCCGAGCCTCATTCCACCAACTAGACCATCCCGATCATTCCCAGCTTGACCACCTTCTCCATAATGCTCGTTTACAGGCTCATTCCAAGCCTCTTCATCGATAACGTGGACAACTTTCCCCCTTTTCCCTGCCTTGGCTCCATGAGACTGACAATCACTACTCTTGATTCCCATCTTTCTAGTCTTTCTATAAACGTGTTGCCACACATTCTTGAGATTCTTGGAAGATATTGGTTTCTTGAAAAAGAAGCATGCCCCCTTCACCATGGCTTCCTCGATCACACTCCTCTTTGGTTCCGCGGAAATCACTGAATGCATACGTTGTCAATGTATcgataaaatgaaatataagatagaatatgaaaatataaCAGAAAAAATACTAGAAATCTTACATATGATGGGAATGTCCTTAATAAGCTGTAGACTCTTTATAAACTTGAAACAGTCCATTTCTTGCATTTCAACGTCGGCCATGATGAGATCGAAACGGTCCAATCGTTCTTGCAAAATGGATAGTGCAATTGTGGGCAGTTCGGTAGTCGTTACTGTTGTTATGAATAAAATCAATAGttataaacaaaaatttagTCATAGAGTAAGTAAATAAAGAAACTAAAATGTTACCTCTATACGAATAATTTTCCAATTGTGATGCTAACTTTAACAATGATTCTGTGTCATCATCAAGCAGAAGAATACGAAGGCCTCGGAAAATTGAAGGAATTGTGTTTATTTCTTGATCCATCTCTGCAAAATTCATCACAATTATTTTGGTAGGAAAATGTCAATTTATGCAAAAATGAAAGACCGTAAAGTGGAAAACAAATATTTTGAGtatctttttatttgttcataAATCTGGTGGTTCTATCGATGCAATAATGTGTTTAGTAGATTCTATCAATCTAAATAAATGTTAGTGAACATTAATTTAAGGCATTCCATCTTGATAAGAATCTGtctgaatttattattttatttttatttattcagaATCCATGAAAATCCAGTGATCCAGATTCCCTCCCTTCTCAGAAAATAAAGTGCATCGGATTTTTAGATAATTCGTATAGccaaattaagtatatatactatAAGATTCTAGATTCTAAATTATCATGCCCAATAAATTCttgaatttatgaatttaagATACTAATATAGTCATAGACATGATATAGAGTGTACACTCATATGCAAATTGACTATTAAGAACATGTATTATGCTTGAAAAATAGGCCTGGGCTTTTTTTTCTCATTGTCAATTCAAAATTTGTACCTTTAAATTTTGTTGAAGACTTGAAGCATCCATACATCTTCACATGTTCATATAAAATATGAGAATTTTTAGTAtacttaattaatatataaaatattcacACTAGATGTAGATAAAGTATCTATGAGAACACTATAATAATGGAGTTTTAGAGGTTGACATTATCCCAATCGAGATATATAGTTTACATATTAATTAACTGCAGATTCTGTATACCTTCAATGCAATCGGTTCTCATGTtctcatttaaaaaaaagtttttatttgaatattttctaCTATTTAACAATATTAATTAGAATCAAACGACCGTCGATAATCTATTGTGAAATCTATCCACGATCTTGGACGATGGTATAAAAGGTTgtcattaatttgttttttaggTTACAAGTGCATAGTAGTAGATTGTGGTATTTTTGCCGCTAAATATGAAACATGTCTATTTGCTTATCTAAAAGACAAGTTGGCATGCCTAGTCTCTTGGTTGGGACCATTCCACAACTTAGAAAGAAAAATCTAGAACCCTACGTCGCCATATAACCGATATTGGATATCCGCAACAAGGTAATCTTTCAAGGTTTGGAGTCCAATTGGGAGACATAGACGAAAATGTTATTTTGGCGCTTGGGAGAATGGACTAGAGGATGCTACCCAAAATTTCCATTCCATCCAGGACAATGACTTGAAGATTGGTGCGATATTAGAGCATCAGCGGGAGCAGTGCGACCACAAAGAGCCGAGATATATGAAAGCATTCAAGAGCAAACTAGTGTTAACTTGGTTGATGGATATGTAGGAGTTTGGGTATTTCCAATTTGGTATATTTGCATTAGTGTATGCGTTGTGGGTTTGTTGTATGTTATAACTATTTTGAGTTTGTTATACTATTGTTTAACTTTTAGGCTCGTTATTCTTTTGGCTTGGGCATattactttataaaaaaaatcgaatgaAAACCCTACTATGGGAGAAGATGAAACTTCTATGTGAAGGTCAGTGAGAAGTAGCATGAGCTTTAACAAACCAtgacattacaacaaaaaagcACTTTGTAATTGGTCAAAAACCAAAATTGATCATTGCCAAATTTCACCAGATTTTAGAGCTAGTTTAATGTTGTGTTAAAGAAGCAAAGTTGTTCGATCACAATCATGAGTCTTTTGTCTGCTACTGATGGCTTTTTGTGTTAATTTAATCTAACTTTTGTATAACaaagaaataaatcaaattaaaaaaatgcaagaATTTGCAAGCCCACCAACAAGTTCAATCTTGCccacaaatttaaaataactTCTATATCAAGCAAATCAATTAAAATGTGTATTTGCTAACTACAACGTGTGTTGCAACTGTGGTTTTCAACTAACTGCAAATTATATTGAGTAAGATTGATGAAAAGACTTGATTGAGATATGATGGATTTTGTTCCTCTAACAAACTATTTTCACAAATATGCATAATTAGCATGTTAATAACTAGTACTAATTAATTGTCTATCTTAAGCCTTTTAAAGCTCTTTTAATTTGGCGTTGTGAAAAATGAATCATTTGTTTTTTCAAGAAAAGTACTTAAGATAACTTGGGGAGAGATTccaaaaatatatcaaaaatgATTAGGATAATCATCATTTTTAGAAAAGCACATGTTTCAAACATTTATGctatttgttattattattttcgtTTAATCATCTCAATTAATCGCTTAATAACCATGAAATTATAGTAGTTGGTGAAATAGTAGAGTGAAATGAGTCTAAAATTAATTTCaccatattatataaaaaaagttaCTACTACTCCAAAGTTACTCGTTAAAATTGTTGAACTTTTGAGTTGAATAAAAATTGTTTGATTATAATATAAACTATAGGATGATACACATTAATAAGGTACTTAATCTTGTTAAGAATTTTCCCGCCAAACCACATCTAATATTCTGGTTAATTAGTTTGCCGAAAATACCCTTCAATGCATTCGAAGAACATTCACCATGCAAGGGCACGCGCGTCAAATACAATCAGCTGAGCTCAGAGTATAAATCACGCCatcttcttcatcctctccaccaCTTCTCAAGTTTCTGCTTCTCTCTCTGGAAAAGAAAACcgctctcttctctctctcgcgTAGGAGCATAAGGTGTTTTGCAGAGCAATTTGAAGCTTACGCGTGAAGTTTGATTGCTAATCAAGTGAGTTAATCTAAACTGTTTCTAGTTCAATTCATCGACGCAATTGAGCGATGAAATTATCCTCGATCAATTCTGCAACGCGAAGAACTTTTATGTCGTTTAAATAGCGCTCATTTTAAATTAGATCAATTATGCAGTGCAGTGCGACAAAGTTTTATGTCGTTCGCATGCATATCACTCAATTTCAGATTTTCCTTCAAATTCAATAAGATTTCATTGAGTTATCAGAAGAACTAGTTgcaatttttaaatatacagCTCTCGATTTCAGAAGATTCGTGAAATCTCATGTATTTTGCCTTTTTATGGCGAAGCAGAGCTCTGCACAGAATTCGTATGCACCGCGGCTAGGAACTATGCAGAGAGAAATCTCAATCTCATCCGGAATCTCCACTATGCCTTTCAACGGTGAATTCGATTTCGATCTGAATCCGTTGATGTACTCGTCGATTTTCTCGCCAAATCATTCGTCAAGCTTCGAGAATAACTACCTAAACGACGACGGATCCCCCAATTTCTCTTCCGCTGGAGGCGAGAAAGCCCTAGATCCGTGCTTGCCCCAATTCCAGCAGCTGCTGAGTCAGGACCTGACAAACCGCCACCGCATGGTGCTGATGCGCCTCCGCAGCGCGGCGAAGCATGCGCAGACGCTCCGACAGGAGAACGTCAATCTGAAAATGGCAAACCTCGATTTGAACAATCAGTTGAATCTTCTGCTCAATTCGCCGCCGCCATTTCGTGGTGTGGACGTCGATCCTCGTCCTGGTTTGGAAAATTTAGACGACAGGATGCGCAAGATGAGCGAGGAAGAGGAGGGGACGAGTGAGAATGAGGCGGTGGCGCGGAGCCCCACTAGCGTGATGGATTCCGGTCAGGGTGGGCTAGGAGAGAAGCGTGTTCATTTGCCAAAGAGCATTTCAGTTCGCTCTAATGGCTATCTCAAGGCGGCGCGGGACTATGCCAGCAGCAGCGGCGCCGGCCCCAAAGTTGTCAAAGCATTAAACGAAAACAATGGGACGGTAATTTTATTGCTTCATATAGTTACAGTATATTAGTAATATGCTAGCTTTCAATTATTATACATTGATTTGCATCAAGAAATTGGTATTTTTGAACAGGAAGTTGTGACTGAGAAAAACTCTTTTATGGCATTCTTGATGATATAATAGCTGATCTCAATCTAATTGACTTAAAAAAACAAAGCAGAATTATCCCAATTTGTCATTCTTGGAAGCAGAATGCCTTTCTCTATATCTACTGATTCATGTTTCTGCTATTGATTCTAGCCACTTTTGTTAGGAATCATACTTGTAAGGAGACGTTTACTTTGAGTGATACGATGGATTCATAAAATATTATGCTGTGAATGCAACAAAAGGTGTATGTGCAAGGTCCCAAATTGTGATGCTAGCCAGTTTTGTTAGGACTCAAACTCTATTTATGCCATTCTTGATGATTTTAGAGCTGATCTCAACAAAGTTAATCTAATTGATTGAAAAAACATAGCAGAGTATTCTAATTTTTATCATTCTTGAAATCAGAATGCCTTCGTCTGTATCTCCCGATTCATCTTTTTGATATTGATGCTTGCTAGCCAGTTTTGTTAGGAGACATTTACTTTGAGTGATACGATAGATTTATGAAGTATAGGAATTTATGGTAGATTAGGCTTATGTAGTCCTCTGTTATGCTGTGAATGCAGAAAAAGGTGTATGTGAAAGGTGGtaagaaggagctaaacataaATTGCTATAATTGATTGAAAAAACAAAGCAGAATATCCCAATTTGTCAgtcttgata
The nucleotide sequence above comes from Salvia splendens isolate huo1 unplaced genomic scaffold, SspV2 ctg1000, whole genome shotgun sequence. Encoded proteins:
- the LOC121788253 gene encoding two-component response regulator ARR10-like, whose amino-acid sequence is MDQEINTIPSIFRGLRILLLDDDTESLLKLASQLENYSYRVTTTELPTIALSILQERLDRFDLIMADVEMQEMDCFKFIKSLQLIKDIPIILISAEPKRSVIEEAMVKGACFFFKKPISSKNLKNVWQHVYRKTRKMGIKSSDCQSHGAKAGKRGKVVHVIDEEAWNEPVNEHYGEGGQAGNDRDGLVGGMRLGKSRRKRPASSENEEAIESKRRKLAENHELADSPTNVRPATIWLG
- the LOC121788255 gene encoding zinc finger CCCH domain-containing protein 15-like, with product MQREISISSGISTMPFNGEFDFDLNPLMYSSIFSPNHSSSFENNYLNDDGSPNFSSAGGEKALDPCLPQFQQLLSQDLTNRHRMVLMRLRSAAKHAQTLRQENVNLKMANLDLNNQLNLLLNSPPPFRGVDVDPRPGLENLDDRMRKMSEEEEGTSENEAVARSPTSVMDSGQGGLGEKRVHLPKSISVRSNGYLKAARDYASSSGAGPKVVKALNENNGTQKVYVKGGKKEQAVELEVYNQGMFKTELCNKWQQTGACPYGANCQFAHGIAELRPVLRHPRYKTEVCRMVLNGVPCPYGHRCHFRHTLTEEEELVRAMNTNTLQPMNYR